In Pseudanabaena yagii GIHE-NHR1, the following proteins share a genomic window:
- a CDS encoding DEAD/DEAH box helicase family protein, with translation MAEYSYNLPKIEIRDYQQEAIDKISDAWNSGVTRVMFQMPTGTGKTVVFNQIVKQELEKNSTVLIVAHREELIRQNVERLREHFRIEAGIIMGNHRTNPSRRVQVATIQTLDNRDYSWLNPSLIIIDEAHHVPAQSYVRLLDKYQKAKILGVTATPIRLNGEGFTGLFDKLITSKSIKEFIKNEHLADIRYLGRKQIWSKLDLGNISINNTGDYDSTQLSRMMRQDFVMADLVKSYVEYAKGKKMIVFAVDIEHSKDIVKRYEEAGFRAAHLDGKTKKFERMEIINKFKDGKIEILSNFDIVSEGFDVPDCEVVQLARPTKSLSVYLQQVGRCMRPSKTKPHCIVLDNVGLHQEFGSPKDDRHWKLESTKDSSKIKNSSSRNFEEFTKTNPEEIDEELIVLEDVDMSAESKTISKSFPEIDDELKLRIEINNSRSEEEKQSKEQELQNLILSQEERLQKILPTFQSLVEDFCNNDTHWKNEDDKKIFALRLKISYDFSKSRVKVDLDDREKKVDQYLEVTDVDNELDLRSDILQLTQSIKKKKRDIKALEQSNNIDDCATQINELRSEISELELNKENKSKELRNTIFDQEYQLQNFITNFRALVYDFFDKNTQWASEDDKKNFVWRLQVFYDFADSRIKFNLDRRFKKIISYLEVIANEISCFSSSKGIENNADYRSYYGDNNLYDYQCLRKGISMIKHLIFEYVFECKNIKILSRDNIFNEVTDIFEKCWRIIFGEYFEFKELCYYKLEKLLHISTTEII, from the coding sequence ATGGCTGAATACAGCTACAATTTACCGAAAATTGAAATTAGAGATTATCAACAGGAGGCGATTGATAAGATTTCTGATGCTTGGAATAGTGGTGTTACAAGGGTCATGTTCCAAATGCCAACGGGGACGGGGAAGACTGTTGTATTCAATCAAATTGTTAAACAGGAATTAGAGAAGAACTCTACTGTCTTGATCGTTGCTCACCGAGAGGAATTAATTAGACAGAATGTAGAAAGGTTGCGGGAACATTTTCGGATTGAAGCAGGAATTATTATGGGCAATCATCGTACAAATCCATCTCGACGTGTGCAAGTTGCTACTATTCAAACGCTTGATAATCGAGATTATTCATGGCTCAATCCTTCTTTGATTATTATTGATGAGGCGCACCATGTACCAGCACAAAGCTATGTCAGGTTATTGGATAAATATCAAAAAGCTAAAATACTTGGAGTAACGGCTACTCCTATTCGACTGAATGGTGAAGGTTTTACTGGTTTATTTGATAAATTAATTACTTCTAAATCCATTAAAGAGTTTATTAAGAATGAACATTTAGCAGATATTCGATATTTGGGTAGGAAGCAAATTTGGTCTAAGTTGGATCTAGGCAACATTAGCATAAATAATACTGGTGACTATGATTCTACTCAACTAAGTCGCATGATGCGGCAAGATTTTGTGATGGCTGATTTGGTTAAGAGCTATGTTGAATATGCTAAAGGGAAAAAAATGATCGTGTTTGCTGTGGATATAGAACACAGTAAGGATATTGTAAAACGCTATGAAGAAGCAGGATTTAGGGCTGCTCATTTAGATGGAAAAACAAAGAAATTTGAAAGAATGGAAATTATCAACAAATTTAAAGATGGCAAAATTGAGATTTTAAGTAACTTTGATATTGTTTCTGAAGGTTTTGATGTTCCTGATTGTGAGGTGGTACAACTTGCTCGACCTACCAAGTCTCTATCGGTGTATTTGCAGCAGGTTGGTAGGTGTATGCGTCCATCTAAAACTAAACCTCACTGCATTGTGCTTGATAATGTTGGATTGCATCAAGAGTTTGGCTCTCCTAAAGATGATAGACATTGGAAATTAGAATCAACTAAGGACAGTTCAAAAATTAAAAATTCTAGTTCAAGGAATTTTGAAGAGTTTACTAAAACTAATCCTGAAGAAATTGATGAAGAACTTATTGTATTAGAGGATGTTGATATGTCTGCTGAAAGTAAAACTATTTCTAAATCATTTCCTGAGATTGATGATGAATTAAAGCTAAGAATAGAAATTAACAATTCTCGATCAGAAGAAGAAAAGCAAAGTAAAGAACAAGAATTACAGAATTTAATACTTAGTCAAGAAGAACGATTACAAAAAATATTACCAACATTCCAAAGCCTTGTTGAAGATTTCTGTAATAATGACACTCACTGGAAGAATGAAGATGACAAGAAAATCTTTGCGTTGAGATTAAAGATATCCTATGATTTTTCAAAAAGCAGGGTCAAAGTTGATTTAGATGATAGAGAGAAAAAAGTAGATCAATATCTCGAAGTTACGGATGTTGATAATGAGCTAGATCTGAGATCAGATATTTTACAATTGACACAAAGCATTAAAAAGAAAAAACGAGATATAAAAGCACTTGAACAAAGCAACAATATTGATGATTGTGCTACACAAATCAATGAGTTACGTTCTGAGATATCAGAATTAGAACTAAACAAAGAGAACAAATCCAAAGAATTGCGAAATACAATATTCGATCAAGAATACCAATTGCAAAACTTTATCACAAATTTCCGAGCGCTTGTTTATGATTTCTTTGATAAAAATACTCAATGGGCAAGTGAAGATGACAAGAAGAATTTTGTATGGAGATTACAAGTATTTTATGACTTCGCAGACAGTAGAATCAAATTCAATTTAGATCGAAGATTCAAGAAAATAATTTCATATCTTGAAGTAATAGCCAATGAAATTTCTTGCTTCTCCTCTAGCAAAGGAATTGAAAACAATGCAGATTATCGTAGTTATTATGGTGATAATAATTTATATGATTATCAGTGTTTGAGGAAAGGTATTTCCATGATTAAACATCTTATTTTTGAGTATGTTTTTGAGTGTAAAAACATAAAAATATTATCAAGAGATAATATTTTTAACGAAGTTACAGACATATTTGAAAAATGTTGGCGAATAATATTTGGTGAATATTTTGAATTCAAAGAATTATGTTATTACAAGCTTGAGAAATTATTACATATTTCAACTACTGAAATCATCTGA
- a CDS encoding antitoxin has translation MNTDKLRMQGNEQQAILPDGFQLVGEEVYIKKVGNAIMLIPKNNPWQTLGNSLDLFSDDFMEIREQPPL, from the coding sequence ATGAACACCGACAAACTCAGAATGCAAGGCAACGAACAACAAGCCATATTACCAGACGGCTTTCAACTGGTCGGCGAAGAAGTCTATATCAAAAAAGTCGGAAATGCGATCATGCTAATTCCAAAAAACAATCCTTGGCAAACCCTTGGGAACAGCCTCGATCTCTTCTCAGATGACTTTATGGAAATTAGAGAACAACCTCCATTATAA
- a CDS encoding DUF4258 domain-containing protein, with protein sequence MEELLFEVLTPLNFTVRVTQAYWEIITTIKHPIMLNCEAEVRETLAQPDEIRRSKSDRDVYLFYRARNQKRWVCAVTRRLNGDGFLITTYPTDAIKEGEKLWQK encoded by the coding sequence ATGGAGGAATTACTATTTGAAGTCCTTACACCGCTTAACTTCACAGTACGAGTCACCCAAGCCTATTGGGAAATCATCACCACCATCAAACATCCGATCATGCTCAACTGTGAAGCCGAAGTCCGCGAAACCCTCGCCCAACCCGATGAAATCCGTCGCAGTAAAAGCGATCGCGATGTTTACCTGTTCTATCGTGCCAGAAACCAAAAACGCTGGGTCTGTGCAGTCACAAGGCGACTCAACGGCGATGGCTTTCTGATTACCACCTATCCCACCGATGCAATTAAAGAAGGAGAAAAACTATGGCAGAAGTAA
- a CDS encoding DUF2283 domain-containing protein, with the protein MAEVKVYYDKLGNTLTVWFGDPNQEYICEETGDEVILMKNKSGVVIGFEKLNYSLQESSNLRFSFETLAA; encoded by the coding sequence ATGGCAGAAGTAAAAGTCTACTACGACAAACTAGGAAACACCCTCACCGTCTGGTTTGGCGATCCTAACCAAGAGTATATCTGTGAAGAAACAGGCGATGAAGTAATCCTGATGAAAAATAAATCTGGTGTAGTTATTGGCTTTGAAAAACTCAATTACAGCCTTCAAGAATCATCTAATCTCAGATTTTCCTTTGAAACACTTGCAGCCTAA